In Sandaracinaceae bacterium, the following proteins share a genomic window:
- a CDS encoding penicillin-insensitive murein endopeptidase, with amino-acid sequence MVRRLRVGGRSIFALTLTLVACMPPHAPVDESFSFGTTSDGVLVRGASLPDRGPGFVRARPGEATRAGTRELVATLQRAAAHVDAAHPGGAPLRIGDLSSPHGGRHDRHGSHRAGRDADVIFYATDAAGTPTRGRGWLAYDRFGAAREPLEGGRPGRVFFFDDARNWAFVRALLLDPAARVQWLFVSSGVKARLLRYASVHEPEREAVYRAREVLHQPSRGNPHADHFHVRIACGLRERALGCQDWGPEWPWLRQGDVHDAPDARPAWTDEGLVDALMGVDASPETTDTE; translated from the coding sequence ATGGTGCGACGTCTGCGCGTGGGCGGCCGATCCATCTTCGCCCTGACGCTGACGCTGGTGGCCTGCATGCCGCCGCACGCACCGGTGGACGAGAGCTTTTCGTTCGGCACCACCTCCGATGGCGTTCTGGTGCGCGGCGCCTCGCTGCCCGATCGCGGCCCGGGCTTCGTGCGGGCACGGCCTGGTGAGGCCACCCGCGCGGGCACTCGGGAGCTGGTCGCCACGCTGCAGCGAGCTGCCGCCCATGTGGACGCGGCGCACCCGGGTGGTGCGCCGTTGCGGATCGGTGACCTGTCGTCGCCGCACGGCGGGCGCCACGACCGGCACGGCAGCCACCGGGCGGGACGTGACGCCGACGTCATCTTCTATGCGACCGACGCCGCCGGGACGCCCACGCGTGGGCGTGGCTGGCTGGCCTACGACCGCTTCGGCGCCGCACGCGAGCCGCTCGAGGGTGGACGCCCGGGGCGCGTGTTCTTCTTCGACGACGCCCGCAACTGGGCGTTCGTGCGCGCGCTGCTGCTGGACCCCGCCGCGCGGGTGCAGTGGCTGTTCGTATCGAGCGGGGTGAAGGCGCGCCTGCTGCGCTACGCGTCCGTGCACGAGCCGGAGCGTGAGGCGGTCTATCGCGCTCGCGAGGTGCTGCACCAGCCGAGCCGCGGGAACCCGCACGCTGACCACTTCCACGTGCGCATCGCGTGCGGGCTGCGGGAACGGGCGCTGGGGTGCCAAGACTGGGGCCCCGAGTGGCCCTGGCTGCGGCAAGGCGACGTGCACGACGCCCCTGACGCGCGCCCGGCGTGGACCGACGAGGGGCTGGTGGACGCGCTCATGGGTGTAGATGCATCTCCTGAAACGACCGACACAGAATGA
- a CDS encoding SPOR domain-containing protein — MDTAMRNLEQIQESEPDDGSSRRLGMLAMAALATVMLVFAMGTMLQAGAEDPAEAEDPLAALDRAAGMQLRAEDAPEEDVNVDARALRFHETLSASPSSADDRPEVEAALAAAAAELDHPEPLPPGMGADAVMQALPAAVAASPDNGDLALAMPGDPMVAAALPEVARQREPRARASMGEEGLYTLQVISYRTREEAEIFAEALRGRGHQAFVTEAELGERGVFFRVRIGPFEHARDAERYRTTFEQEEQMNTYVVRRRDEV, encoded by the coding sequence ATGGACACCGCAATGCGCAACCTCGAGCAGATTCAAGAGAGCGAGCCGGACGACGGCTCGAGTCGTCGCCTTGGGATGCTGGCGATGGCAGCCCTGGCCACCGTGATGTTGGTCTTCGCCATGGGCACCATGCTCCAGGCGGGGGCCGAGGACCCGGCCGAGGCCGAGGACCCGCTGGCCGCTCTCGACCGCGCCGCCGGCATGCAGCTGCGCGCCGAGGACGCGCCCGAAGAAGACGTGAACGTGGACGCCCGCGCCCTGCGCTTCCACGAGACGCTCAGCGCCTCGCCGTCGTCGGCGGATGACCGCCCCGAGGTGGAGGCCGCCCTGGCCGCTGCGGCTGCCGAGCTGGACCACCCGGAGCCGCTCCCGCCCGGCATGGGCGCCGACGCCGTGATGCAGGCGCTGCCGGCTGCCGTGGCCGCGAGCCCCGACAACGGCGACCTTGCCTTGGCCATGCCGGGCGACCCGATGGTGGCGGCCGCGCTCCCCGAGGTGGCCCGCCAGCGTGAGCCCCGCGCGCGTGCGTCCATGGGAGAGGAGGGGCTCTACACGCTCCAGGTCATCAGCTACCGCACCCGCGAGGAGGCCGAGATCTTCGCCGAGGCGTTGCGCGGGCGCGGCCACCAGGCGTTCGTGACCGAGGCCGAGCTGGGCGAGCGCGGCGTGTTCTTCCGGGTGCGCATCGGACCGTTCGAGCACGCTCGCGACGCCGAGCGCTACCGCACCACGTTCGAGCAGGAAGAGCAGATGAACACCTACGTCGTGCGCCGTCGCGACGAGGTCTGA
- the msrA gene encoding peptide-methionine (S)-S-oxide reductase MsrA gives MPAPRTMRPLHVLTVLGASLFLGCSEPAPPRAPTSNGSSEPSADADGTRLAEDPPSHLRVAILAGGCFWCLEGPLERIAGVGEVLSGYTGGDVEHVTYRQIGRGSTGHVEAVRVVYDPAQVTFAQILEVFVRNIDPTQDDGQFCDRGTQYRSAIFVANAEERVAAEAALASARATLGRAVVTEIRDVAPFWVAEDYHQDFYRTHPAHYTQYRTGCGRDARLEQLWGSAPH, from the coding sequence ATGCCTGCCCCACGCACCATGCGCCCCCTCCACGTTCTCACCGTGCTGGGGGCTTCGCTCTTTCTGGGTTGCTCCGAGCCAGCCCCTCCGCGCGCCCCCACCAGCAACGGGAGCAGCGAACCGAGCGCGGACGCGGACGGCACCCGTCTGGCCGAGGATCCTCCGTCCCACCTGCGCGTGGCCATCTTGGCTGGCGGCTGCTTCTGGTGCCTGGAGGGGCCGCTCGAGCGCATCGCGGGTGTGGGCGAGGTGCTCTCGGGCTACACCGGCGGCGACGTGGAGCACGTCACCTACCGGCAGATCGGGCGCGGCAGCACCGGCCACGTCGAGGCGGTGCGGGTGGTGTACGACCCGGCACAGGTCACGTTCGCGCAGATCCTCGAAGTGTTCGTGCGCAACATCGACCCCACCCAGGACGACGGTCAGTTCTGCGACCGCGGCACGCAATACCGCTCCGCCATCTTCGTGGCCAACGCCGAGGAGCGCGTGGCCGCCGAGGCTGCGCTAGCGAGCGCGCGCGCGACGCTGGGACGCGCGGTGGTCACCGAGATCCGCGACGTGGCCCCCTTCTGGGTGGCCGAGGACTACCACCAGGACTTCTACCGCACGCATCCGGCGCACTACACACAGTACCGGACGGGCTGCGGCCGCGACGCCCGCCTCGAGCAGCTGTGGGGCAGCGCGCCACACTGA
- a CDS encoding extensin family protein, producing the protein MRREPTTAAPAALAQLCGSGLVVVLALALVVPASVSFVKANVTHRFPAEPPLQDVPAGSVIANLEDHACRATLRAHGARFRAYAGENQADIRSAGLLLDGPLNGVRFEHSGNSPLHSALDCRLALALLAWTPVLREFGVTRIQHMSTFRPNSRVAGTARASGHARALAIDLRYVEFEDGTRLDVLTDWSSRERGAPPCTHPPDEPGPSAVLRQIVCRAVEAELFQVVVSPHHNDAHANHVHLEVRPEVTWRSIQ; encoded by the coding sequence GTGCGCCGCGAGCCGACCACGGCGGCCCCGGCCGCGCTCGCTCAGCTGTGTGGCAGTGGGCTGGTCGTGGTGTTGGCGCTCGCCCTGGTCGTGCCCGCTTCGGTCTCCTTCGTGAAGGCCAACGTCACGCACCGCTTCCCGGCCGAGCCGCCGCTGCAAGACGTGCCTGCCGGGTCGGTGATCGCCAACCTCGAGGACCACGCCTGCCGCGCCACGCTGCGCGCGCACGGCGCCCGCTTCCGCGCCTATGCCGGGGAGAACCAGGCAGACATCCGCAGCGCCGGGCTCTTGCTGGACGGCCCGCTCAACGGCGTGCGCTTCGAGCACTCGGGGAACAGCCCGCTGCACTCGGCGCTCGACTGTCGCCTGGCGCTGGCGCTCTTGGCCTGGACCCCGGTACTGCGTGAGTTCGGCGTCACCCGCATCCAGCACATGAGCACGTTCCGCCCCAACTCCCGCGTGGCGGGCACGGCGCGCGCCAGCGGTCATGCCCGCGCGCTGGCCATCGACCTGCGCTACGTGGAGTTCGAGGACGGCACGCGTCTCGACGTGCTGACCGACTGGAGCTCCCGCGAGCGCGGGGCCCCGCCGTGCACGCACCCGCCCGACGAGCCCGGTCCCAGCGCGGTCCTGCGGCAGATCGTGTGCCGCGCGGTCGAGGCCGAGCTGTTCCAAGTGGTCGTCTCGCCGCATCACAACGACGCGCACGCGAACCACGTGCACCTCGAGGTGCGCCCCGAGGTGACCTGGCGCTCCATCCAGTAG
- a CDS encoding penicillin-binding protein codes for MRFSARRVAEILAACLCAGGLFAMTVSVGGASASHAAEEGAPAGTLAVTTAAAQAPAAASVAPAASPPPAGATPAPVAVEATELPEDSYAYDADDSVPAGLAAHLDGFDPRVHALDGERLVSPLDGGARAVLTLHPGLQAHIASRFASYEVPYGAVVAIEPSSGRVLAYVSHSSANPRASDLVLDPTPPTASVFKIITGAALLDAGVGEDTRVCYHGGANRLEVSDLGDDTARDRWCATLAEAMGGSINSVFAKLADRHLNPATITRYASAFAWGQRVPFDIAVRPSPAEVPADRLEFARTSAGFWHTHMSPLHAGLLAATIANDGQMPRAAIVHEVLSARGERVYQHEPAIYRSVLTRRTARRTGDMMRRTVTHGTARSAFYDGQGNPFLPGIAIAGKTGTLTGSDPYRGYTWWVGFAPADAPTIAVAALVVNHPEWRVKASYMAREALRYYLVEAPRVARAASGER; via the coding sequence ATGCGTTTTTCGGCCCGAAGAGTGGCGGAGATCCTTGCCGCGTGCCTCTGCGCAGGCGGCCTCTTTGCCATGACCGTCAGCGTGGGCGGCGCGAGCGCGTCGCACGCCGCCGAGGAGGGCGCGCCTGCAGGCACCCTGGCGGTCACCACCGCCGCTGCGCAGGCGCCCGCCGCAGCGAGCGTGGCTCCGGCCGCGAGTCCACCACCGGCTGGCGCCACCCCCGCCCCAGTTGCCGTAGAAGCGACCGAGCTTCCGGAAGACAGCTACGCCTACGACGCCGACGACAGCGTGCCGGCCGGCCTCGCTGCTCACCTCGATGGCTTCGACCCTCGCGTGCATGCGCTCGACGGAGAGCGGCTGGTGTCGCCCCTCGACGGCGGCGCGCGCGCGGTCCTCACGCTGCACCCCGGTCTGCAGGCGCACATCGCCTCACGCTTCGCGTCCTATGAAGTGCCCTATGGCGCCGTGGTGGCCATCGAGCCCAGCTCGGGCCGCGTGCTGGCCTATGTCAGCCACAGCAGCGCCAACCCGCGGGCCAGCGACCTGGTGCTGGACCCCACGCCGCCCACCGCGTCGGTCTTCAAGATCATCACGGGAGCAGCCCTGCTGGACGCGGGCGTCGGTGAAGACACGCGCGTTTGCTACCACGGCGGCGCCAACCGCCTGGAGGTCAGCGATCTCGGCGACGACACCGCGCGCGACCGCTGGTGTGCCACGCTCGCCGAGGCCATGGGCGGGTCCATCAACAGCGTCTTCGCGAAGCTGGCCGACCGCCACCTGAACCCCGCCACCATCACGCGGTACGCGTCCGCGTTCGCCTGGGGTCAGCGCGTGCCCTTCGACATCGCCGTGCGGCCCAGCCCGGCGGAGGTGCCGGCCGATCGCCTCGAGTTCGCGCGCACGTCGGCGGGCTTCTGGCACACGCACATGTCGCCGCTGCACGCCGGGCTGCTGGCCGCCACCATCGCCAACGACGGGCAGATGCCGCGCGCCGCCATCGTGCACGAGGTGCTCTCGGCTCGCGGCGAGCGTGTGTATCAGCACGAGCCCGCCATCTACCGGTCGGTGCTCACGCGTCGTACCGCGCGCCGCACCGGCGACATGATGCGCCGCACGGTCACGCACGGGACGGCGCGCAGCGCGTTCTACGACGGGCAGGGCAACCCGTTCCTGCCGGGCATCGCCATCGCGGGCAAGACCGGCACGCTGACGGGCAGCGATCCGTACCGCGGCTACACGTGGTGGGTGGGCTTCGCGCCGGCGGACGCCCCCACCATCGCCGTGGCCGCGCTGGTGGTGAACCACCCCGAGTGGCGCGTGAAGGCCAGCTACATGGCGCGTGAGGCGCTGCGCTACTACCTGGTGGAGGCGCCGCGCGTGGCCCGCGCCGCGAGCGGGGAGCGCTGA
- the xerD gene encoding site-specific tyrosine recombinase XerD, with protein sequence MFDSYLAHLKVERGLAKNTLSAYASDLARFAAWLEDRGVAIEDAGEGDMARYLAHVGKEGLAARSQARVLSALRGFFKYLLREREVRRDPTQQMEGPRLAKRLPVVMTEDEVLRLLAAPRGNKPNAVRDRAMLHTMYAAGLRVSELVRLQLGDMHLEGRFLNAFGKGSKRRIVPLGDVAIEYLVTYLRDVRPQWALRSGAAASHVFLTSRGTPLTRQAFWKYVRAYTRVAGIDKEISPHKLRHSFATHLLVGGADLRAVQAMLGHADISTTEVYTHVTGAHLRHVHATYHPRG encoded by the coding sequence CTGTTCGACTCGTACCTGGCCCACTTGAAGGTGGAGCGGGGGCTCGCGAAGAACACGCTGAGCGCCTATGCCAGCGACCTGGCCCGCTTCGCGGCCTGGCTCGAAGACCGCGGCGTGGCGATCGAAGACGCGGGGGAGGGCGACATGGCCCGCTACCTGGCCCACGTGGGCAAAGAGGGCCTGGCCGCCCGCTCCCAGGCGCGGGTGCTGAGCGCGCTGCGCGGCTTCTTCAAGTACCTGCTGCGCGAGCGCGAGGTGCGCCGGGACCCCACCCAGCAGATGGAGGGCCCGCGGCTCGCCAAGCGGTTGCCCGTGGTGATGACGGAAGACGAAGTACTACGGCTCTTGGCCGCGCCCCGTGGGAACAAGCCCAACGCCGTGCGCGACCGGGCCATGTTGCACACCATGTACGCGGCGGGCTTGCGCGTGTCCGAGCTGGTGCGCCTCCAGCTGGGTGACATGCACCTCGAGGGGCGCTTCCTGAACGCGTTCGGCAAGGGCAGCAAGCGCCGCATCGTGCCGCTCGGCGACGTAGCCATCGAGTATCTCGTCACCTATCTGCGTGATGTCCGCCCCCAGTGGGCGCTGCGCTCGGGGGCGGCCGCGTCCCATGTGTTCCTGACGTCGCGCGGGACGCCGCTCACGCGCCAGGCCTTCTGGAAATATGTGCGCGCCTACACGCGGGTGGCCGGCATCGACAAGGAGATCTCGCCGCACAAGCTGCGCCACAGCTTCGCGACGCACCTCTTGGTGGGCGGCGCCGATCTCCGCGCCGTGCAGGCCATGCTGGGCCATGCGGACATCTCCACCACCGAGGTCTACACGCACGTCACCGGCGCGCATCTGCGTCACGTGCACGCCACGTATCATCCACGCGGGTGA
- a CDS encoding glutathione S-transferase N-terminal domain-containing protein gives MSVNFLHYAWPVSPYSAKTRAYLTFKRIPFVEVAPSAITLFGDIRKAVGAAVMPTVVTPEGQWMQDSTEIIDALETRFPRAPVTPRRPSSASPRSYWSCTPTSGCRAWPCTTAGTGTRTATSRCASLVAARFRGCPPRSRRWPCVRWPTRWRATARWWA, from the coding sequence ATGAGCGTGAATTTCCTCCACTACGCGTGGCCCGTCTCGCCCTACTCGGCCAAGACGCGCGCGTACCTGACCTTCAAGCGCATCCCCTTCGTGGAGGTCGCACCCAGCGCCATCACGCTGTTCGGCGACATCCGCAAGGCCGTCGGGGCCGCCGTCATGCCCACGGTGGTCACGCCGGAGGGGCAGTGGATGCAGGACAGCACGGAGATCATCGACGCGCTCGAGACGCGCTTCCCACGGGCGCCGGTGACCCCGAGACGCCCAAGCAGCGCATCGCCGCGCTCCTATTGGAGCTGCACGCCGACGAGTGGCTGCCGAGCGTGGCCCTGCACTACCGCTGGAACCGGCACGAGAACCGCGACTTCGCGCTGCGCGAGTTTGGTCGCTGCGCGTTTCCGCGGCTGCCCGCCGCGCTCCAGACGCTGGCCGTGCGTCCGGTGGCCAACAAGATGGCGGGCTACCGCGCGGTGGTGGGCGTGA
- a CDS encoding glutathione S-transferase C-terminal domain-containing protein, translating to MANKMAGYRAVVGVTHDTIPGVERFTEQLIAQLEAHFRAHPFLFGTRPSIADFALYGPLWAHLYRDPASTYLFRDAPHVVLWFERLMSPLGRDGAFLADDVVPPTLEPVLATFFAEQMPFVMALMDAIDTWCAAHPGATRVPRSLGEHPFVIGGAEGTRRLLTYTQWMAQRPMGAYAALSRTPRSEVDEWLRRLGGEDAVRALGRPVRHPFERRSFQMQLASA from the coding sequence GTGGCCAACAAGATGGCGGGCTACCGCGCGGTGGTGGGCGTGACGCACGACACCATCCCGGGCGTGGAGCGCTTCACCGAGCAGCTCATCGCGCAGCTCGAGGCGCACTTCCGCGCGCATCCGTTCCTGTTCGGCACTCGGCCGTCCATCGCCGACTTTGCGCTGTACGGTCCGCTTTGGGCCCACCTCTACCGCGACCCGGCGTCCACCTATCTGTTCCGTGACGCGCCGCACGTGGTGCTGTGGTTCGAGCGCTTGATGAGCCCGCTGGGCCGTGACGGCGCGTTCCTGGCGGACGACGTGGTGCCACCCACGCTCGAGCCGGTGCTAGCCACGTTCTTCGCCGAGCAGATGCCCTTCGTGATGGCGCTGATGGACGCCATCGACACGTGGTGTGCCGCTCACCCCGGCGCCACGCGTGTGCCCCGCAGCCTGGGGGAGCACCCGTTCGTCATCGGAGGCGCGGAGGGCACGCGCCGGCTGCTGACCTACACCCAGTGGATGGCGCAGCGGCCCATGGGCGCCTATGCGGCGCTCTCGCGTACGCCGCGCAGCGAGGTGGATGAGTGGCTGCGCCGGCTCGGCGGCGAGGACGCGGTCCGTGCCCTCGGGCGGCCGGTGCGGCACCCGTTCGAGCGCAGGTCGTTCCAGATGCAGCTCGCCTCCGCGTAG